The following proteins are encoded in a genomic region of Streptomyces gobiensis:
- a CDS encoding SUMF1/EgtB/PvdO family nonheme iron enzyme produces MAAVPEPVSVGHSATAAKRNVRESGIGRTTPVSRYQSGVSPLGVFDLCGNVWERCATESRPGR; encoded by the coding sequence GTGGCGGCTGTTCCGGAACCCGTATCCGTGGGCCACTCCGCGACCGCTGCCAAACGCAACGTCCGCGAATCGGGGATAGGACGCACCACGCCAGTCAGCCGGTACCAGAGCGGCGTGAGCCCGCTGGGCGTCTTCGACCTGTGCGGCAATGTCTGGGAACGGTGCGCCACCGAGTCCCGGCCCGGACGCTAG
- a CDS encoding bacterial proteasome activator family protein, with the protein MTQRRNEPSQESQHVLVVGPDGMALGSAAQKGGDGEEESREVPVMEMVEQPAKVMRIGSMIKQLLEEVKAAPLDEASRARLKEIHASSVKELEDGLAPELIDELERISLPFTDDVVPTEAELRIAQAQLVGWLEGLFHGIQTTLFAQQMAARAQLEQMRRALPPGVMPEGEEAPTEHGPDRSGPYL; encoded by the coding sequence ATGACACAGCGGAGGAACGAACCATCGCAGGAGAGCCAGCACGTCCTGGTCGTCGGTCCGGACGGGATGGCCCTCGGCAGTGCCGCCCAGAAGGGCGGTGATGGCGAGGAGGAGTCACGTGAGGTTCCCGTGATGGAAATGGTCGAACAGCCCGCGAAGGTCATGCGTATTGGCAGCATGATCAAGCAGCTGCTGGAGGAGGTCAAAGCGGCACCGCTGGACGAGGCGAGCCGTGCCCGGCTCAAGGAGATCCACGCCAGCTCGGTCAAGGAGCTGGAGGACGGGCTGGCGCCCGAGCTGATCGATGAGCTGGAGCGGATTTCGTTGCCCTTCACGGATGACGTCGTGCCTACCGAGGCTGAGCTGCGCATCGCTCAGGCCCAGCTGGTGGGGTGGCTGGAAGGGCTCTTCCACGGGATCCAGACCACGCTTTTCGCTCAGCAGATGGCTGCGCGGGCGCAGTTGGAGCAGATGCGGCGGGCGTTGCCCCCAGGCGTGATGCCGGAGGGCGAGGAGGCCCCCACCGAACACGGCCCAGACCGCTCAGGCCCGTACCTCTGA
- a CDS encoding helix-turn-helix domain-containing protein, giving the protein MPQSTDMSAEHPQTFGQRVQKHRTRRGITRTVLAGLVGRSPEWVKAIENDRISMPRLPRLLRLAEALGIDDIAELTGDERIARSRYAKRSHESLDTVRTSLVSSPVTSGPDEPVDLSAFAARVAAAWRAWHSSREERTAVAPLLPGLLVDGRRALRGLDGTERREMARLMTQVYHLTQLFCTFQPAPELVYMASDRAMLSAEDADDPAAMAGAAWYLNHVWRDAGEAADARVEIALRIADMLRCESSREHRALYSLMHLAAALSYAKTGREGEAWHHHDKAGRAARDTDGYTHPWLMVGTGMVEHYAVTIHLDLQQPARALDMAKKIDPSALPSRTRKSRYLVEIARAHHQLGNDDAAVYQMSKAREVSLDTFGFSLFAKSMVSDMLPRASASSADDVRDLARTLNLTV; this is encoded by the coding sequence ATGCCACAGAGCACCGACATGTCGGCAGAGCACCCGCAGACCTTCGGGCAGCGTGTACAGAAGCACCGCACACGCAGGGGGATTACCCGAACTGTCCTCGCGGGACTGGTCGGGCGCTCCCCGGAGTGGGTCAAAGCCATCGAGAACGACCGTATCAGCATGCCCAGGCTGCCCCGGCTACTACGCCTCGCCGAGGCCCTCGGCATTGACGACATCGCCGAGCTGACCGGAGACGAGCGGATCGCCAGGAGCCGCTATGCCAAGCGTTCTCACGAATCTCTGGATACCGTCCGCACATCCCTGGTCTCCTCCCCCGTAACTAGCGGTCCGGACGAGCCGGTAGACCTGTCCGCCTTCGCTGCACGAGTCGCTGCGGCCTGGCGTGCCTGGCACTCCAGCCGCGAGGAACGGACCGCTGTGGCACCGCTGCTGCCGGGACTGCTTGTTGACGGCCGTCGGGCGTTGCGCGGGCTCGACGGCACGGAGCGTCGTGAGATGGCCCGTCTCATGACGCAGGTCTACCACCTGACGCAGCTGTTCTGTACGTTCCAGCCCGCCCCTGAGCTGGTCTACATGGCATCCGACCGAGCGATGCTGAGCGCTGAGGACGCTGACGACCCGGCAGCCATGGCCGGAGCTGCTTGGTACCTGAACCACGTGTGGCGGGACGCGGGGGAAGCCGCAGACGCCAGGGTAGAGATCGCTCTTCGTATCGCCGACATGCTCCGCTGCGAATCCTCCCGGGAACACCGGGCGCTTTACAGCCTGATGCACCTGGCGGCTGCCCTGTCGTACGCCAAGACCGGCCGGGAAGGCGAAGCCTGGCATCACCACGACAAAGCCGGGCGTGCGGCCCGCGACACCGACGGGTACACGCACCCCTGGCTGATGGTCGGAACCGGCATGGTCGAGCACTACGCCGTCACCATCCACCTTGATCTTCAGCAGCCCGCACGGGCGCTCGACATGGCGAAGAAGATCGACCCTTCGGCACTGCCGTCCCGCACGCGCAAGTCGCGGTATCTGGTGGAGATCGCCCGTGCCCATCACCAGCTCGGCAACGATGACGCGGCGGTGTACCAGATGAGCAAGGCGCGTGAGGTGTCCCTCGATACGTTCGGGTTTTCGCTGTTCGCCAAGTCGATGGTCTCTGACATGTTGCCGAGGGCTTCCGCCTCCAGCGCGGACGATGTGCGGGACCTGGCGCGGACGCTGAACCTGACCGTCTGA
- a CDS encoding NAD(P)H-quinone oxidoreductase has translation MYAITLPEPGGPDALLWAEVPDPVPGEGEVLIEVAASGVNRADLLQRQGFYDPPPGASPYPGLECAGRVAALGPGVSGWAVGDEVCALLSGGGYAERVAVPAGQLLPVPEGVDLVTAAALPEVAATVWSNVFLIAHLRPGETLLVHGGASGIGTMAIQLAKAVGARVAVTAGSAEKLARCAELGADILIDYHEQDFVEELKKATDGHGADVVLDIIGAKYLTRNIKALAVNGRIVVIGLQGGVKGELNLGALLAKRGALIATSLRARPVAEKAAIVAAVREHVWPLIESGRVRAVVDRRLPMAEAADAHRAMESGSHVGKIILTL, from the coding sequence ATGTACGCCATCACTCTTCCTGAACCCGGTGGTCCCGACGCCCTGCTCTGGGCCGAGGTCCCCGACCCCGTGCCCGGTGAGGGCGAGGTACTGATCGAGGTCGCGGCCAGCGGCGTCAACCGGGCCGATCTGCTGCAACGGCAGGGCTTTTACGATCCACCGCCGGGGGCCTCCCCGTATCCGGGCCTGGAGTGCGCGGGCCGGGTCGCCGCGCTGGGGCCGGGGGTCAGTGGCTGGGCGGTCGGCGATGAGGTGTGCGCGCTGCTGAGCGGCGGCGGATACGCGGAGCGGGTCGCGGTGCCGGCGGGGCAGCTGCTGCCGGTGCCGGAGGGGGTCGACCTGGTCACCGCGGCCGCCCTCCCCGAAGTGGCCGCCACGGTCTGGTCCAACGTTTTCCTGATCGCGCACCTTCGTCCCGGTGAGACGCTGCTGGTGCATGGCGGCGCCAGCGGTATCGGCACGATGGCGATCCAGCTGGCGAAGGCGGTCGGCGCCCGGGTGGCGGTCACCGCGGGCAGCGCCGAGAAGCTGGCGCGCTGTGCGGAGCTGGGCGCGGACATCCTCATCGACTACCACGAACAGGATTTCGTCGAGGAGCTGAAGAAGGCCACGGACGGACATGGCGCGGACGTCGTCCTCGACATCATCGGCGCGAAGTATCTGACGCGGAACATCAAGGCGCTCGCCGTGAACGGCCGGATCGTCGTCATCGGTCTGCAGGGCGGCGTCAAGGGCGAGTTGAACCTTGGCGCACTGCTCGCCAAGCGGGGTGCTCTGATCGCGACCTCCCTGCGTGCCCGCCCGGTCGCGGAGAAGGCGGCGATCGTCGCGGCGGTACGGGAGCACGTCTGGCCGTTGATCGAGAGCGGACGAGTACGGGCCGTGGTGGACCGGCGACTGCCCATGGCGGAGGCGGCGGACGCACACCGGGCCATGGAGAGCGGCAGCCATGTAGGGAAGATCATCCTTACTCTCTGA
- a CDS encoding molybdopterin molybdotransferase MoeA has translation MSDDFDEVLALVNGAGAAAGARPQPAHPAGCGWAAARAIARDAVTPGEPTEIPLDRALHHTLAAPLAALTDLPAFDTAAMDGWAVSGPGPWLLTVPPGEPGILAGADPDSLPDGHAVPIATGARIPRGATAVLRSEHGAAEGDRLAAPASPPQGTDIRPRGQECRAGDLLLPAGATVTPAVLGLAAAAGYDVLTVTRRPRVEVLVLGDELLHQGTPRDGRIRDALGPMLAPWLTALGADVLATRQLGDDADALYKAVTTTTADLVVSTGGTASGPVDHVHPTLARIGATLLVDGVAVRPGHPMLLAALPDEAGRHLIGLPGNPLAAVSGLLTLAEPLLRTLADRNPDPEPVTARLTDAAPGHPQDTRLVPVIHITGEARPLRYHGPAMLRGIASATALAVIPPGGATPGTAVELLELPWA, from the coding sequence ATGAGTGACGACTTTGATGAGGTGCTGGCCCTCGTGAACGGCGCCGGGGCCGCCGCCGGGGCGCGCCCGCAGCCCGCCCACCCCGCCGGGTGCGGCTGGGCGGCAGCCCGCGCGATCGCCCGCGACGCCGTGACCCCCGGCGAGCCCACCGAGATCCCCCTCGACCGTGCCCTGCACCACACGCTGGCCGCCCCGCTGGCCGCCCTCACCGACCTCCCCGCCTTCGATACCGCCGCCATGGACGGCTGGGCGGTATCCGGACCGGGACCCTGGCTGCTCACGGTGCCCCCCGGGGAGCCCGGCATCCTCGCGGGCGCGGACCCCGACTCGCTCCCCGACGGCCACGCCGTACCCATCGCCACCGGTGCCCGGATCCCACGGGGCGCCACCGCCGTCCTCCGCTCCGAGCACGGCGCCGCCGAGGGGGACAGGCTGGCCGCTCCCGCCTCGCCCCCGCAGGGCACCGATATCCGGCCGCGGGGCCAGGAATGCCGGGCCGGTGATCTGCTGCTGCCCGCCGGGGCCACCGTGACCCCGGCGGTGCTGGGGCTCGCCGCCGCCGCTGGGTATGACGTGCTGACCGTGACCCGGCGCCCCCGGGTCGAAGTCCTCGTACTCGGCGATGAGCTGCTGCACCAGGGCACCCCACGGGACGGCCGTATCCGGGACGCGCTCGGCCCCATGCTGGCCCCCTGGCTCACGGCCCTGGGCGCCGATGTCCTGGCCACCCGGCAGCTGGGCGATGACGCCGACGCGCTGTACAAGGCGGTCACCACGACCACCGCCGACCTGGTCGTCAGCACCGGCGGCACCGCGTCCGGCCCCGTCGACCATGTGCACCCCACGCTGGCGCGGATCGGCGCGACACTGCTCGTCGACGGGGTCGCCGTCCGCCCGGGCCACCCCATGCTGCTCGCGGCGCTGCCGGACGAGGCGGGGCGGCATCTCATCGGCCTGCCCGGCAACCCGCTGGCCGCCGTATCCGGGCTGCTCACCCTCGCCGAGCCGCTGCTGCGCACCCTCGCCGACCGGAACCCGGACCCCGAGCCGGTCACCGCCCGGCTCACCGACGCGGCTCCCGGACACCCCCAGGACACCCGGCTCGTCCCCGTGATCCACATCACGGGCGAGGCGCGTCCCCTGCGCTACCACGGCCCGGCTATGCTCCGTGGGATCGCCTCGGCCACCGCGCTGGCGGTCATCCCACCCGGCGGTGCCACCCCGGGCACAGCCGTAGAACTTCTGGAACTCCCCTGGGCATGA
- a CDS encoding NTP transferase domain-containing protein, translated as MTYDAIVIAGGRARRLGGADKPALTIGGRSLLDRTLAACANAARTVVVGPRRPTYRHVVWTREERPGGGPLAAIDAGLREVKEDTVLVLSGDLPFLRAETVRRLTAAPGQDGAIVNDGRDQPLLGAYRTESLRRELALLATEHGRLDNLPLRLLTAELTLSRITTATPPEALDCDTWEDIAAARARIREHGHVLDEWISAVKAELGIDLDVDTDELLDLARDAAHGVARPAAPLTTFLVGYAAAQRGGSPEEVAAAARKAAVLAARWAAEAAEGSEDAGNAGTE; from the coding sequence GTGACCTACGACGCGATCGTTATCGCGGGCGGCCGTGCCCGCCGCCTGGGCGGGGCGGACAAACCGGCCCTCACCATCGGGGGCCGGTCGCTGCTCGACCGGACGCTGGCCGCCTGCGCGAACGCGGCGCGGACCGTTGTCGTGGGGCCCCGGCGGCCCACGTACCGACATGTCGTATGGACCCGGGAGGAGCGGCCCGGTGGTGGGCCGCTGGCTGCCATCGACGCCGGGCTGCGGGAGGTCAAGGAGGACACCGTGCTGGTGCTGTCCGGTGATCTGCCGTTCTTGCGGGCCGAGACCGTACGGCGGCTGACGGCCGCGCCCGGCCAGGACGGGGCCATCGTCAATGACGGGCGGGACCAGCCGCTTCTTGGCGCGTACCGCACCGAATCGCTGCGCCGGGAGCTCGCACTGCTTGCCACCGAGCACGGACGGCTCGACAATCTTCCTCTCCGACTGCTCACCGCCGAGCTGACGCTGAGCCGTATCACCACGGCTACCCCGCCCGAGGCCCTGGACTGCGACACCTGGGAAGACATCGCGGCCGCCCGGGCCCGTATCAGGGAGCATGGTCACGTGCTGGATGAATGGATTTCCGCAGTCAAGGCCGAGCTGGGCATCGACCTCGACGTCGACACGGACGAGCTGCTCGATCTCGCGCGGGACGCCGCGCATGGGGTCGCCCGCCCGGCCGCCCCACTGACGACGTTCCTGGTCGGATACGCCGCCGCGCAGCGGGGTGGCTCGCCCGAAGAGGTCGCGGCGGCAGCCCGTAAGGCCGCCGTGCTCGCCGCCCGATGGGCAGCGGAAGCAGCGGAAGGCTCAGAAGACGCGGGGAACGCGGGAACGGAATGA
- a CDS encoding potassium channel family protein: MKLRLRNPITMGKTTFADEHTFRVQLPRQLTGPAIQVAKRLLVAHIVLFTNAFVVWFGRDGFTDDVDGAVNFLDALYYSTVSLSTTGYGDIAPVTTEARLITTFITTPLRVLFVLILIGTTLEVLTERTREQWRLTHWRTRVRDHIVIIGFGTKGRSAAETLLATGLAKEQIVVVDPSAKVIDAANADGFAGVVGDATRSSVLERARVDRARQIVVAPQRDDTAVLVTLTARQMNRSLNIVVAVREEENAPLLRQSGADSVITSSGAAGRLLGLSLISPSAGQVMEDLIQHGHGLRIIERPVTKAEVGRSPRELRDLVVSVIRGHRLLGFDEADAATLQPEDRLVAIRRIKEGATTTKLRKSEDEDTGGLLTPPKMEPAKPSWQEPRDELGQ; encoded by the coding sequence ATGAAGCTCCGCCTCCGTAACCCCATCACCATGGGGAAAACGACCTTCGCCGATGAACACACCTTCCGGGTGCAGCTGCCCCGGCAGCTCACCGGCCCGGCGATCCAGGTGGCCAAGCGGTTGCTGGTCGCCCATATCGTGCTCTTCACCAACGCCTTCGTCGTCTGGTTCGGCCGGGACGGCTTTACGGATGATGTGGACGGCGCGGTCAACTTTCTGGACGCGCTGTATTACTCCACGGTTTCCCTGTCGACCACCGGCTATGGCGACATCGCCCCGGTCACCACCGAGGCGCGGCTGATCACCACCTTTATCACCACCCCGCTGCGGGTGCTGTTCGTGCTGATCCTGATCGGCACCACACTGGAAGTGCTCACCGAACGCACTCGTGAGCAGTGGCGGCTTACGCACTGGAGGACTCGCGTGCGCGACCACATCGTCATCATCGGCTTCGGCACCAAGGGCCGGTCCGCCGCCGAGACCCTGCTGGCGACCGGGCTCGCCAAGGAACAGATCGTGGTGGTGGACCCCAGCGCCAAGGTGATCGACGCCGCCAACGCGGACGGCTTCGCGGGCGTGGTCGGCGACGCCACCCGCTCCAGCGTGCTGGAGCGGGCCCGGGTCGACCGGGCCCGGCAGATCGTCGTCGCCCCACAGCGCGACGACACCGCGGTGCTGGTCACTCTGACCGCCCGGCAGATGAACCGGTCGCTCAACATCGTGGTGGCGGTGCGGGAGGAGGAGAACGCTCCGCTGCTGCGGCAGTCCGGTGCGGACTCGGTCATCACCAGCTCCGGCGCGGCGGGCCGTCTGCTGGGCCTGTCGCTGATCAGCCCGAGCGCCGGTCAGGTGATGGAGGATCTGATCCAGCATGGCCACGGCCTGCGCATTATCGAGCGCCCGGTGACCAAGGCGGAAGTGGGCCGCTCGCCACGGGAGCTCCGTGACCTGGTCGTCTCGGTGATAAGGGGACATCGGCTGCTGGGCTTTGATGAGGCGGACGCGGCGACGCTGCAGCCGGAGGACCGGTTGGTGGCGATCCGCCGGATAAAGGAGGGGGCGACGACGACCAAGCTGCGCAAGAGCGAGGACGAGGACACCGGCGGGCTGCTCACCCCGCCCAAGATGGAGCCCGCCAAACCCTCCTGGCAGGAACCCCGCGACGAACTGGGCCAGTAG
- a CDS encoding pirin family protein: MPAITAPNPLALPRVAAPAGEVAARPVLAVTTAPSGLEGEGFPVRRAFAGINYQYLDPFIMMDQMGEVDYAPGEPKGTPWHPHRGFETVTYLIDGTFVHQDSEGGGGTISGGDTQWMTAGSGLLHIEAPPEELVVKGGLFHGVQLWVNLPAKDKMRNPRYQDIHGGKVKLLSTPDGGALLRLIAGELDGHEGPGITHSPITMVHATVTPGARITLPWRPDWNALAYVLAGRGSVGTDRRPVRLGQTAVFGDGDSLTLRADESQDSHHPALDVILLGGRPIREPMAHYGPFVMNTQAELTQAFNDFQAGRLGRIPATTAS, translated from the coding sequence ATGCCCGCGATCACCGCCCCGAACCCTCTCGCGCTGCCGCGCGTCGCGGCACCCGCGGGTGAGGTCGCAGCGCGGCCCGTGCTCGCTGTAACGACCGCGCCCAGCGGCTTGGAAGGCGAGGGCTTCCCCGTGCGCCGTGCCTTCGCCGGGATCAACTACCAGTACCTTGACCCGTTCATCATGATGGACCAGATGGGTGAGGTGGATTACGCCCCGGGCGAGCCCAAGGGCACCCCTTGGCATCCGCACCGTGGCTTCGAGACCGTCACGTATCTCATCGACGGAACGTTTGTCCATCAGGACTCCGAGGGCGGTGGCGGCACCATCAGCGGCGGTGACACCCAGTGGATGACCGCCGGGTCCGGGCTGCTGCATATCGAGGCACCCCCGGAGGAACTGGTGGTCAAGGGCGGCCTCTTCCACGGCGTCCAGCTGTGGGTGAACCTTCCGGCGAAGGACAAGATGAGGAACCCCCGCTACCAGGACATCCACGGCGGCAAGGTCAAGCTCCTCAGCACCCCGGACGGCGGCGCGCTGCTCCGCCTGATCGCCGGTGAGCTGGACGGTCACGAGGGACCGGGCATCACGCACAGCCCGATCACAATGGTCCACGCGACCGTCACCCCCGGCGCGCGGATTACTCTGCCGTGGCGGCCGGACTGGAACGCGCTCGCCTATGTGCTCGCCGGGCGAGGATCGGTCGGTACGGACCGACGGCCCGTCCGTCTTGGCCAGACCGCGGTCTTCGGTGACGGCGACTCCCTGACGCTGCGGGCGGACGAGTCCCAGGACTCCCACCACCCCGCCCTGGATGTCATCCTCCTCGGCGGCCGCCCCATCCGCGAGCCGATGGCCCACTATGGGCCGTTCGTCATGAACACCCAGGCGGAACTGACCCAGGCCTTCAATGACTTCCAGGCAGGCCGCCTGGGGCGCATACCTGCCACCACCGCTTCTTGA
- a CDS encoding alpha-ketoacid dehydrogenase subunit beta has protein sequence MSTAAVDTGTGTGAARKPATMAQALTRAMRDAMAEDGRVHVLGEDVGTLGGVFRVTDGLAKEFGDDRCTDTPLAEAGILGAAVGMAMYGLRPVVEMQFDAFAYPAFEQLISHVSRMRNRTRGALPLPITIRVPYGGGIGGVEHHSDSSEAYYMATPGLHVVAPATVADAYGLLRAAIASDDPVIFLEPKRLYWSKADWSAQAPEPVAPIGRAAVRRTGTSATLVTYGPSVPVCLETAEAGRSEGWDLEVVDLRSLVPFDDETVCASVRRTGRAVVVHESGGFGGPGGEIAARISERCFHYLEAPVLRVAGFDIPYPPPMLERHHLPGVDRVLDAVGRLQWESQWTEGGGR, from the coding sequence ATGAGCACGGCGGCAGTTGATACCGGTACGGGCACGGGCGCAGCCCGTAAGCCCGCCACCATGGCGCAGGCGCTGACCCGTGCGATGCGGGACGCGATGGCCGAGGACGGCCGGGTCCATGTGCTGGGCGAGGATGTCGGCACGCTGGGCGGGGTCTTCCGGGTGACGGACGGGCTGGCGAAGGAGTTCGGCGACGACCGCTGTACGGATACGCCGCTGGCCGAGGCCGGAATTCTGGGCGCGGCGGTCGGTATGGCGATGTACGGGCTGCGGCCGGTGGTCGAGATGCAGTTCGACGCGTTCGCGTATCCCGCCTTTGAGCAGCTGATCTCCCATGTGTCACGGATGCGGAACCGTACGCGGGGCGCGCTGCCGCTGCCGATCACCATCCGGGTGCCGTACGGCGGTGGGATCGGCGGGGTGGAGCACCACAGCGATTCCTCCGAGGCGTACTACATGGCGACGCCCGGCCTGCATGTGGTCGCTCCGGCGACGGTCGCCGACGCGTACGGGCTGCTGCGGGCGGCGATCGCCTCGGACGACCCGGTGATCTTCCTGGAGCCGAAGCGGCTGTACTGGTCGAAGGCGGACTGGTCGGCCCAGGCACCCGAGCCGGTCGCCCCGATCGGCCGTGCGGCGGTACGGCGCACCGGCACCTCGGCCACGCTGGTGACCTACGGGCCCTCGGTCCCCGTCTGCCTGGAGACGGCGGAGGCCGGGCGGTCGGAGGGCTGGGACCTGGAGGTCGTGGATCTGCGGTCGCTGGTGCCCTTCGACGACGAGACGGTCTGCGCCTCGGTGCGGCGCACCGGACGGGCGGTTGTCGTGCATGAGTCCGGTGGCTTCGGCGGACCGGGCGGTGAGATCGCGGCACGGATCAGCGAGCGCTGCTTCCACTATCTGGAGGCGCCGGTGCTGCGGGTGGCGGGCTTCGACATTCCGTATCCGCCGCCGATGCTGGAGCGGCACCATCTGCCGGGCGTCGACCGCGTGCTGGATGCGGTCGGCCGGTTGCAGTGGGAGTCTCAGTGGACGGAAGGGGGTGGCCGCTGA
- a CDS encoding dihydrolipoamide acetyltransferase family protein, with amino-acid sequence MAEVREFTLPDLGEGLTEAEITRWLVEVGEVVAVDQPVVEVETAKALVEVPCPYGGVVTARYGDAGDEIPVGAPLVTVASGTLAEQPDAGSGNVLVGYGTSAPRARTRPVLGAPPGGTSQTESGGGSWGRLRTGGPGAESPVTGRGGTGDNTIAVISPLVRRLAREQGIDLREITGSGPDGLILRADVERRAASTPEAATGERIPLKGVRGAVAEKLARSRREIPEATCWVDADATELLAARRVMDVPLLAVLARICTAALARHPELNATVDTEAREIVRLPAVHLGFAAQTDRGLVVPVVRDAHARNAQDLGAEMTRLTEAARAGQLPPAELTGGTFTLNNYGVFGVDGSTPIINFPEAAMLGVGRITPKPWVHEGELAVRHVVQLSLTFDHRVCDGGTAGGFLRYVADCVEQPAVLLRTL; translated from the coding sequence ATGGCTGAGGTACGTGAGTTCACCCTGCCCGATCTGGGGGAGGGGCTGACGGAGGCCGAGATCACGCGGTGGCTGGTCGAGGTCGGCGAGGTGGTCGCCGTTGATCAGCCGGTGGTTGAGGTGGAGACGGCCAAGGCGCTGGTCGAGGTGCCGTGCCCCTACGGCGGTGTGGTCACGGCCCGCTACGGGGACGCCGGGGACGAGATCCCCGTCGGCGCCCCCCTGGTGACGGTGGCCTCCGGCACCCTCGCCGAGCAGCCCGACGCCGGCTCCGGCAACGTCCTGGTCGGCTACGGCACGAGTGCGCCGCGGGCTCGAACCCGGCCTGTCCTGGGGGCACCTCCTGGGGGCACCTCCCAGACAGAGTCTGGGGGAGGTAGCTGGGGGAGATTGAGGACCGGGGGTCCGGGGGCGGAGTCCCCGGTTACGGGAAGGGGCGGGACCGGGGACAACACCATTGCCGTGATCTCACCGCTCGTGCGGCGCCTCGCCCGGGAACAGGGGATCGACCTGCGCGAGATCACCGGCTCCGGCCCGGACGGTCTGATCCTGCGGGCCGACGTGGAGCGGCGGGCCGCATCCACCCCCGAGGCGGCAACCGGCGAGCGCATCCCACTCAAGGGTGTCCGGGGAGCCGTCGCCGAGAAGCTGGCGCGCAGCCGCCGGGAGATTCCCGAGGCCACCTGCTGGGTGGATGCCGACGCCACCGAGCTGCTGGCCGCCCGCCGGGTGATGGACGTGCCGCTGCTCGCCGTACTGGCCCGCATCTGTACGGCCGCGCTGGCGCGGCACCCCGAGCTGAACGCGACCGTGGACACCGAGGCCCGGGAGATCGTACGGCTGCCCGCCGTGCACCTGGGGTTCGCGGCGCAGACCGACCGAGGGCTCGTCGTACCCGTCGTCCGCGACGCGCACGCCCGTAACGCGCAGGACCTCGGCGCCGAGATGACGCGCCTCACCGAGGCCGCCCGGGCCGGGCAGCTGCCGCCCGCCGAGCTGACCGGCGGGACGTTCACGCTCAACAACTACGGCGTATTCGGGGTGGACGGGTCCACGCCCATCATCAACTTCCCCGAGGCGGCCATGCTGGGGGTCGGGCGGATCACCCCCAAGCCCTGGGTACATGAGGGGGAGCTCGCGGTGCGGCATGTGGTGCAGCTCTCCCTCACCTTTGACCACCGGGTCTGCGACGGCGGTACCGCGGGCGGCTTCCTGCGCTATGTCGCGGACTGCGTGGAGCAACCGGCCGTGCTGCTCCGTACGCTCTAG